The DNA region CGGCCTCGGTCGTACCGCTGAACCCCTGGACCGTCGTGTCGCACTGCATCCACTGGAAGGGCCGCACGGTGTCCGCCCAGCGTCCGCACTCGCCGAACAACCCGTACAGGCCGTCCCGTTCGCCCTCGTCGTAGGGGCGGCGCTGCGGCTCGATACGGACCTGGCAGTGCAGGGCGACGGCGTGGACCCGCAGGCCGGCCGGCGCCTCGATCCGCAGACGCGCGGTCAGCTGCGGGACGACGGTGTACGGCTCTGCGACGATGTCGAGCACCGAGAACGCGAAGTCGTTCACGAGGTCCCGATCCCGGCCGGGGCCGGCCGGCTGCGGCTGTCGACCTGCGCGAAGAAGGCGTCCATGGCGGTGTGCGCCTCGCTCCCGCCGTCGAATCCGCGCCACAATGTCCGCAGCCTGCCCACCAGTTCGTAGCACGCGTCGATGGGCACCAGATGGCAGGAGGCGCTGGTTTTGTCCGAGCGCCGGATCAGCAGTGCCTCGACGTCGGCGCGCAGGACGGTGAGTCCCGGGCTGGACTCCACCACGGCCTCCCAGGCGTCGAGCGGCAGTTCGGACTCCGTGGCCCCGGCGGGGCCCGGATAGAAGGCGACGACGCGGTCCTGGCGCGAGTTGCGGAACAGGAACGCCAGACCGACCGGGATCTGCAACTCGTCCCAGGCGCGTCCGTCCACGGTGAGGCCCTCGAACCGCAGATACCGCTCGGGGACCGCTCGGTAGCGCAGATCGGCCTCCTCGTCCGAGAACAGGAGGTAGCACGCCCGGCAACCGCACAGCAGGGCCCGGCTCTCGACGTTCACCACGTGCCCGTGGCTCTCGCCGACCGGTGTGGCACACATCTCGCACCGCTCACCGACCACCGGCCGCGGACGGTCGCGCGCGACCCGCAGGAGCGACGCGGCGGGGGAGACCGTACGGCGCGCCGTGCTCATGTCGCCACCGTCACGGGTACGCAGACCGATACGCCCGCCCCGTCCGAGAGCAGCGGCAGCGGATCGAGATGCAGCCCCTCACCGTCGAGGCAGGCCCCCGCGTGCCGTACGTCGTAGTGTGCCCGGCACCCGGCGCACCGCAGGAGGCCGTCACCGGCCGCGCCGCCCAGCCGCCGTGCGAGCGTGGCGCCGTCGAACGTCCGGTCGCAGCGTGCGCACCGGTCGGCGAAGGCGAACAGATCCGTACCGATCCGGCAGCCCACCGCGGGCACACTCCCGACGGTGAACCGGACGACCTGGCCCGGCCGCACGGCGGACAGCTCCGGGACGACCTGCCACGACGAGCCGTCCTCGGCCTCCGTGTGGACCCGGGTGAAGAGGGAGTCCACCGGCACGAGCGGCCCGGCCTCCTCCTCGGCGGGGGTCTCGACCTCGATGGAGGTGATCTCCGGCGCAGCCGCCTCCACCGCGCCCTGCACCGCGAGCTTCAGCGTGACCGACGAGGAAGGACAGCCGTCGCAGCTGCCCAGCAGCCGCAGCCGCACGGCCCCGTCGTCGGTGACGGCCAGCAGTTCGACGTCGCCGCCGTGCGAACCGAGGTAGGGGCGGACGCTCTCCAGCGCCTCCTCGACCCGCGTCTCCACGCTGTACGGATGCAGGCCGTGCACCAGCAGCAGACTGGCCACCAGCTCGTCCGCGGCCAGTGCCGCCAGGATCTCGTCGTCCAGCTTGCCCTGCTCGTGCACCAGATCGAGCAGCCGCTCCAGCCCGGCCCCGTAGAAGTCGACGACCAGGCGCACCAGTTCCTCGCTCCGCTCCCTCGCGACGGCACCACCGGACGCGCTGGCTGCGATCAGGGTGTCGATGCGCTCACCGGTAGACCGCCAGTCGGGCGCCGGGTGGTCCGATTCCTCCGCCACGTCACTCACCACCGGCCGACTGGGTGGGGGAGTGCAGCAGTTCCAGTTTCTTTCCCTCACCGAGGTACATGTGCACACCACACGGCAGGCAGGGGTCGAAGCTGCGCACCGTGCGCATGATGTCGATGCCCTTGAAGTTCTCCCGGTCGTTCTCCTCGAAGATCGGCTGGCCCTGCACCGCGTCCTCGTAGGGGCCGGGCGTGCCGTAGGTGTCGCGGGGACTCGCGTTCCACGGGGTCGGCGGATAAGGGTGGTAGTTGGCGATCTTGCCGTCCCGGATCACCATGTGGTGCG from Streptomyces sp. NBC_01754 includes:
- a CDS encoding DUF5947 family protein, translated to MSTARRTVSPAASLLRVARDRPRPVVGERCEMCATPVGESHGHVVNVESRALLCGCRACYLLFSDEEADLRYRAVPERYLRFEGLTVDGRAWDELQIPVGLAFLFRNSRQDRVVAFYPGPAGATESELPLDAWEAVVESSPGLTVLRADVEALLIRRSDKTSASCHLVPIDACYELVGRLRTLWRGFDGGSEAHTAMDAFFAQVDSRSRPAPAGIGTS
- a CDS encoding NifU family protein, whose translation is MAEESDHPAPDWRSTGERIDTLIAASASGGAVARERSEELVRLVVDFYGAGLERLLDLVHEQGKLDDEILAALAADELVASLLLVHGLHPYSVETRVEEALESVRPYLGSHGGDVELLAVTDDGAVRLRLLGSCDGCPSSSVTLKLAVQGAVEAAAPEITSIEVETPAEEEAGPLVPVDSLFTRVHTEAEDGSSWQVVPELSAVRPGQVVRFTVGSVPAVGCRIGTDLFAFADRCARCDRTFDGATLARRLGGAAGDGLLRCAGCRAHYDVRHAGACLDGEGLHLDPLPLLSDGAGVSVCVPVTVAT